The following are from one region of the Bactrocera oleae isolate idBacOlea1 chromosome 6, idBacOlea1, whole genome shotgun sequence genome:
- the LOC106619547 gene encoding uncharacterized protein yields MLNYFLLCSCIVPALLGAPIPMTQNDVASHIVIITPQAQVHLEPAIKYDTATFIHNLSPLARISSSNDDTIFYVPANTPAPIIPVENISVGRANIREQPHKVETKQWDQISQQIQQAVQTGSSQLGPQLSEAATAASSAAAAAGQGLFPALFPSGGSSPSNTANKNDKPTIESLLTSNARVYALTPAVSHVVDFIHSPLFIGPISAIRTRSIQESETKTRSPETLVVETNPLNEIPFNANKKTFGDVIKMQAQQELKGNLEVDNLGNEGKKNEFNETDNNGQKEQRYGNILQQPIKEVVNQQQSTQLKNSAFVVGNGGIREKITQPTNSKVA; encoded by the exons ATGCTGAATTACTTTCTGCTGTGCTCTTGTATTGTTCCTGCTTTGTTAGGTGCACCGATTCCAATGACACAAAACGATGTTGCTTCCCATATAGTTATTATTACACCGCAAGCCCAAGTTCATCTGGAACCGGCAATCAAATACGATACTGCTACATTTATTCATAATCTCTCCCCATTAGCCCGCATCTCATCTTCAAATGATGATACTATTTTCTACGTTCCAGCTAATACTCCTGCTCCAATTATTCCCGTTGAAAACATAAGCGTAGGACGTGCGAATATCAGAGAACAACCACATAAAGTAGAAACCAAGCAATGGGATCAGATTTCGCAACAAATTCAACAAGCTGTGCAAACTGGTTCATCGCAGCTAGGGCCGCAGTTAAGTGAAGCAGCAACTGCAGCCTCCAGTGCTGCAGCAGCTGCCGGCCAAGGACTATTTCCCGCCTTATTTCCTTCAGGCGGTAGTTCACCATCCAATACTGCAAATAAGAATGATAAGCCAACAATCGAATCTTTATTGACTAGCAATGCTCGTGTCTATGCACTCACTCCGGCTGTGTCCCATGTTGTCGATTTTATTCATTCGCCGTTATTCATCGGACCAATTTCAGCTATACGAACACGCAGTATACAAGAAAGTGAAACTAAGACCCGATCACCCGAAACATTAGTAGTTGAGACTAATCCTCTAAATGAAATACCTTTCAATGCTAATAAAAAGACTTTTGGTGATGTTATAAAAATGCAGGCACAGCAGGAACTTAAAGGCAATTTAGAGGTAGATAATTTGGGAAATGAGGGAAAGAAGAACGAATTCAATGAAACTGATAATAATGGACAAA AAGAACAACGTTATGGGAATATATTACAACAGCCAATAAAGGAGGTAGTTAATCAACAACAATCTACACAGCTTAAAAATTCAGCATTTGTTGTTGGTAATGGAGGAATTCGTGAAAAAATTACCCAACCAACAAACTCTAAGGtagcttaa
- the Cpr67B gene encoding uncharacterized protein Cpr67B, translating to MKLRIFPVFLLALASPLLAENIFKINISPEEAQQFLNSANLRGLDNIDYAPKTSENELPESRNEKGEFVYMGRLIDHPEEYVEEHYDAHQYHGQDGLGQYVYGYRDWNQGKNEKKDDSGTVSGSYKYVQPTGRDFVAKYYADRTGFHVEDNRPAHLKEPATKTPAVRKAEEEHFKLWGELAAANGNNPDPFAPEYQQQRNEPAESEYKEYVHQEPPYVPGPEETGPPRGFFYAFDYNVPLLRNKKEREELEHLRADYKNNE from the exons ATGAAATTAAGAATCTTTCCCGTTTTCTTGTTG gcTCTAGCAAGTCCGCTTCTTGCTGAAAATATCTTCAAGATTAATATTTCACCAGAGGAAGCCCAACAATTTCTGAACAGTGCAAATCTTCGAGGTCTAGACAATATTGACTATGCTCCTAAGACAAGTGAAAATGAACTTCCAGAATCGCGCAATGAAAAAGGTGAGTTCGTATATATGGGTCGTTTAATAGATCACCCTGAGGAATACGTGGAAGAGCATTATGACGCTCACCAATATCATGGACAGGACGGATTAGGTCAATATGTGTATGGTTATCGTGATTGGAATCAGGGCAAGAATGAAAAGAAGGACGACTCAGGTACAGTGAGTGGTTCATATAAGTATGTTCAACCTACTGGTCGAGATTTTGTGGCCAAATACTACGCGGATCGTACAGGATTTCATGTCGAAGATAACCGACCAGCTCATTTGAAGGAGCCTGCCACCAAAACGCCAGCAGTTCGCAAAGCAGAGGAAGAGCATTTTAAACTGTGGGGTGAATTAGCAGCTGCCAACGGCAATAACCCTGATCCATTTGCCCCTGAATATCAACAGCAACGCAATGAGCCTGCTGAATCGGAATACAAGGAATATGTTCACCAAGAACCACCTTATGTTCCTGGACCTGAGGAAACTGGTCCTCCTCGAGGTTTCTTCTACGCTTTTGACTATAATGTACCGTTATTGCGCAACAAGAAAGAACGCGAGGAGTTGGAGCATCTCCGAGCGGATTATAAGAATAatgagtaa